A single region of the Mycobacterium avium subsp. avium genome encodes:
- a CDS encoding group III truncated hemoglobin, translating to MTEVCAPVGQADADLVSRADIEALLRRFYGRVMVDDVLAEPFAELRSKGLESHIPVMADFWETVLFRAGLYRGSALHAHRHVNQRTPLGGSHFARWLTVWNGTVDEMFRGPIAERAKIQGARIAWAMHRRLTGADSPELDTLVPR from the coding sequence ATGACTGAGGTGTGCGCCCCGGTGGGCCAAGCGGACGCAGATCTGGTCTCCCGCGCGGACATCGAGGCACTGTTGCGCCGGTTTTACGGCCGGGTGATGGTCGACGACGTTCTCGCCGAGCCGTTCGCGGAGTTGCGGAGCAAGGGCCTCGAGTCGCACATCCCGGTGATGGCCGACTTCTGGGAGACCGTGCTGTTCCGCGCCGGACTGTACCGCGGCAGCGCCCTGCACGCCCACCGTCATGTCAATCAACGAACCCCGTTGGGCGGCAGTCACTTTGCCCGGTGGCTCACCGTGTGGAACGGCACCGTCGACGAGATGTTCCGGGGCCCGATCGCCGAGCGCGCGAAGATCCAGGGCGCCCGGATCGCCTGGGCGATGCACCGACGGCTGACGGGCGCGGACTCGCCGGAGCTAGACACCCTGGTGCCGCGCTGA
- a CDS encoding OsmC family peroxiredoxin, which yields MSIAERAARTTWEGPLASGEGKLSQGSSGALDGLPLTWASRTEQPGGKTSPEELAAAAHSSCFSMALALKLGENHTPPQRLEVTATVTLDAVDGVPTITTSQLKVKASVAGLDAESFAAVVDQAAALCPVSRLFAGATISVDAELD from the coding sequence ATGAGCATCGCGGAACGGGCGGCGCGGACCACCTGGGAAGGCCCGCTGGCGTCGGGCGAAGGCAAACTGTCGCAGGGCAGCAGCGGAGCGCTGGACGGCCTGCCGCTGACCTGGGCCTCTCGCACCGAGCAGCCCGGAGGCAAGACGAGCCCCGAAGAACTCGCGGCGGCCGCACACTCGTCGTGCTTTTCAATGGCATTGGCCTTGAAATTGGGCGAGAACCACACTCCGCCACAGCGACTCGAGGTCACCGCCACCGTGACCCTGGATGCGGTCGATGGTGTTCCGACGATCACCACCTCGCAGCTGAAGGTCAAGGCCAGCGTCGCCGGCCTGGATGCCGAATCCTTTGCCGCCGTGGTGGACCAGGCCGCAGCACTGTGTCCGGTGTCGCGGTTGTTCGCCGGAGCGACGATCAGCGTCGACGCCGAACTCGACTAG
- a CDS encoding Acg family FMN-binding oxidoreductase yields the protein MFDTMVETKVIEDAVRLACRAPSLYNTQPWRWVADGAGLDLLLDTSRVVHADRSMREAHISCGGALEHLRAAMAAAGWTAEVERFPEPGNPGHLARVSFAPSDGVTDHQRRRADAILQRRTDRLPFLAPLDWESFEGLLRGRIDAGVVRLDVLPEEMRPRLAEAAEFTESLRLYDSSYHVELDWWTAPFEVSEGIPYSSLISAAEADRVGVNRHFPFTRNPDRRAGVTRDFSKILMLSTEDDSHANAFACGEVLSSVLLECTMAGLATCPVSQLTELSVSRELLAAVTGHTDLPQVLIRVGVAPALDAAPPPTPRRALADVLRRTR from the coding sequence GTGTTCGACACTATGGTGGAAACCAAGGTCATCGAGGATGCGGTCCGGTTGGCCTGTCGCGCCCCGTCGCTGTACAACACCCAACCGTGGCGATGGGTGGCCGACGGCGCTGGGCTGGACCTGCTGCTCGACACGAGCCGTGTCGTGCACGCGGATCGATCGATGCGCGAGGCCCACATCAGCTGCGGCGGTGCGCTCGAACACCTCCGGGCGGCGATGGCGGCCGCGGGTTGGACCGCCGAAGTCGAACGCTTTCCCGAGCCGGGCAACCCTGGGCACCTGGCCAGGGTGAGCTTCGCCCCGTCCGACGGCGTGACCGACCACCAACGTCGCCGCGCCGACGCGATCCTGCAGCGTCGGACCGATCGGCTCCCGTTCCTCGCGCCGCTCGACTGGGAATCCTTCGAGGGCTTGCTCCGCGGCAGGATCGACGCGGGCGTGGTGCGCTTGGACGTACTGCCGGAGGAGATGCGTCCGCGCCTGGCCGAAGCGGCCGAGTTCACCGAGTCGCTGCGCCTGTATGACTCCTCGTATCATGTCGAACTCGATTGGTGGACAGCACCATTCGAGGTATCGGAGGGGATCCCTTACAGCTCGTTGATCTCGGCCGCCGAAGCGGATCGGGTGGGCGTCAATCGCCACTTCCCTTTCACCCGCAACCCGGACCGGCGCGCCGGGGTGACGCGGGACTTCTCGAAGATCTTGATGCTGTCCACCGAAGATGACAGCCACGCCAACGCGTTTGCGTGCGGCGAAGTGCTATCGAGTGTCCTCCTGGAATGCACGATGGCCGGCTTGGCCACGTGTCCGGTGTCGCAGTTGACGGAACTGTCCGTCAGCCGTGAACTGCTGGCGGCGGTCACGGGTCACACCGACCTCCCTCAGGTCTTGATCCGGGTGGGTGTCGCGCCGGCGCTCGACGCAGCCCCGCCGCCCACGCCGCGGCGCGCGCTCGCCGACGTGTTGCGGCGGACACGTTGA
- a CDS encoding hemerythrin domain-containing protein yields MTSPTLSAELTREHREIDDAIEAFIEKLDCGGLQRELLTDTLVALRRHIYLEEIFLFPPLREAGIVMPIFVMMREHGQLWHTMNTLEDLLADGNDVPRLRDTCTQLLDQLHQHNSKEEPVIYPNADTDLPPQTSAELTRFIEAGRTPDGWVCQQANA; encoded by the coding sequence ATGACCAGCCCGACGCTATCTGCCGAGTTGACGCGAGAACACCGCGAAATCGATGACGCGATAGAGGCTTTCATCGAAAAGCTCGACTGCGGCGGCCTGCAGCGCGAACTATTGACCGACACCCTGGTAGCCCTGCGCCGGCACATCTACCTCGAGGAAATCTTCCTGTTCCCGCCGCTGCGGGAGGCCGGGATCGTGATGCCGATCTTCGTGATGATGCGCGAGCACGGTCAGCTCTGGCACACCATGAACACGCTGGAGGATCTGCTCGCCGACGGGAACGACGTTCCGCGACTGAGGGATACGTGCACGCAGCTGCTGGATCAACTCCACCAGCACAACTCCAAAGAGGAGCCGGTCATCTATCCGAACGCCGACACCGACCTGCCGCCGCAAACAAGCGCGGAGCTGACCCGGTTCATCGAGGCCGGACGCACGCCCGACGGGTGGGTGTGCCAGCAGGCGAACGCGTGA
- a CDS encoding helix-turn-helix transcriptional regulator: MGERTGTEAGRPHRAAQNRQRQRVLELVREHDGPVDATELAARLGLHTTTVRFHLDTLCAEGLVERTRITRTGVGRPRTGYRAVRERLDYRILAEILALELGDTADKRRRRAEAAGRRWAERITDDVPHEDAVGHHVPRDAAPAEDAEERSAMITTVFARMGFAPELVPAQKSTRRNRRIIRLHSCPVRDLARDHPEVACALHRGLLQGLAGPAKPVGSEPGMHVELEPFVEPELCRATVTAHD; this comes from the coding sequence GTGGGCGAGCGCACCGGGACCGAGGCCGGACGGCCGCACCGCGCGGCACAGAACCGGCAGCGCCAACGAGTTCTTGAACTGGTGCGTGAGCATGACGGACCGGTCGATGCGACCGAACTCGCCGCACGGCTTGGGCTGCACACGACGACCGTGCGTTTTCACCTCGACACGTTGTGCGCCGAGGGACTTGTTGAGCGGACTCGGATCACGCGGACCGGTGTGGGACGTCCCCGCACCGGCTACCGCGCGGTGCGCGAGCGGCTGGACTATCGAATCCTGGCCGAAATATTGGCATTGGAACTCGGCGATACCGCCGACAAGAGGCGCCGCCGCGCCGAAGCCGCCGGCCGGCGCTGGGCCGAGCGGATCACCGACGACGTCCCGCACGAAGACGCTGTGGGACACCATGTTCCACGCGACGCGGCACCGGCGGAGGATGCTGAGGAGCGTTCGGCGATGATCACGACGGTGTTCGCCAGGATGGGATTCGCTCCCGAGCTGGTTCCGGCCCAAAAATCGACCCGCCGCAACCGGCGGATAATTCGTTTGCACAGCTGCCCGGTCCGTGATCTGGCCCGTGATCACCCCGAGGTGGCGTGCGCGCTGCACCGGGGCCTCCTGCAGGGCCTGGCGGGCCCGGCTAAGCCGGTTGGTTCGGAGCCGGGGATGCACGTCGAGCTGGAGCCGTTCGTCGAACCCGAATTGTGTCGTGCCACGGTGACCGCGCATGACTGA